In Sporichthya polymorpha DSM 43042, a genomic segment contains:
- a CDS encoding FAD-dependent oxidoreductase yields the protein MTGVTTQPSAEGTTESTDSAADRPVILTIDDDPSVSRAVARDLRRKYGERHRIVRAESGADALAALRELKLRGGRVAVLLADYRMPEMSGIEFLEQAMDLFPRARRALLTAYADTDAAIAAINVVDVDHYLLKPWDPPEEKLYPVLDAMLESYSREPDAPATEVKVVGHRWSQPSFTARDFLARNAVPYRWYSADSPEGERILAAAGQDGATLPVVVTPDGRALVEPAMADLASAVGLATAPVDEFYDLVVIGGGPAGLGAAVYGASEGLRTLLVEKRATGGQAGQSSRIENYLGFPDGVSGAQLADRARRQAVKFGTEILTARHAASLAPRGSALSIGLSDGVEVGAHTVILATGVYYRELDCPGARELTGRGVYYGSASTEAASCEGRDVYIVGGANSAGQAAVFFSARAKSVTLVVRGAGLEASMSHYLIEQLRAIENVSVRTHTVVEQVHGEGHLESLTLRCTESGVAEEVEASHCFVFIGAQPRTDWLDGTIARDPRGFLLTGPDLLVDGQRPAGWSLDRDPWHLESSVPGVFVAGDVRSESVKRVASAVGEGAMAVTLAHRFLAGP from the coding sequence ATGACCGGCGTGACGACGCAACCCTCGGCCGAGGGAACCACCGAGAGTACCGACAGCGCTGCCGATCGCCCCGTCATCCTGACCATCGACGACGACCCGTCAGTTTCGCGTGCCGTCGCCCGCGACCTGCGCCGGAAGTACGGGGAGCGGCACCGGATCGTGCGGGCCGAGTCCGGCGCGGACGCGCTCGCGGCATTACGCGAGCTGAAGCTTCGCGGCGGCCGCGTGGCCGTCCTGCTCGCCGACTACCGGATGCCGGAGATGAGCGGCATCGAGTTCCTGGAACAGGCGATGGACCTGTTCCCCCGCGCCCGGCGTGCCCTGCTCACCGCATACGCCGACACCGACGCCGCGATCGCGGCGATCAACGTCGTCGACGTCGACCACTACCTGCTCAAGCCGTGGGACCCGCCGGAGGAGAAGCTCTACCCGGTCCTCGACGCGATGCTGGAGAGCTACTCCCGCGAGCCGGACGCGCCGGCCACCGAGGTGAAGGTCGTCGGCCACCGCTGGTCGCAGCCGTCGTTCACCGCGCGCGACTTCTTGGCCCGCAACGCGGTCCCCTACCGGTGGTACTCCGCCGACTCCCCCGAGGGTGAGCGGATCCTCGCCGCCGCCGGACAGGACGGCGCGACCCTGCCCGTCGTGGTGACGCCGGACGGACGGGCGCTGGTCGAGCCCGCGATGGCCGACCTGGCGAGCGCGGTCGGCCTCGCGACCGCACCGGTCGACGAGTTCTACGACCTCGTCGTCATCGGCGGCGGTCCGGCCGGGCTGGGGGCCGCCGTCTACGGCGCGAGCGAGGGCCTCCGGACCCTGCTGGTGGAAAAGCGCGCGACGGGCGGACAGGCCGGCCAGTCCTCGCGGATCGAGAACTACCTGGGCTTCCCTGACGGAGTGTCAGGTGCGCAGCTCGCGGATCGGGCCCGGCGGCAGGCCGTGAAGTTCGGGACCGAGATCCTGACCGCGCGGCACGCCGCAAGTCTGGCCCCGCGGGGCTCGGCGCTGTCCATCGGCCTCAGCGACGGGGTCGAGGTCGGCGCCCACACCGTCATTCTCGCCACCGGCGTCTACTACCGCGAACTCGACTGCCCCGGTGCGCGCGAGCTGACCGGCCGCGGCGTCTACTACGGCTCGGCCTCCACCGAGGCCGCGAGCTGCGAGGGCCGCGACGTGTACATCGTCGGGGGCGCCAACTCCGCGGGGCAGGCGGCGGTCTTCTTCTCCGCCCGCGCGAAGTCCGTCACGCTCGTCGTCCGTGGAGCCGGGCTCGAGGCGAGCATGTCGCACTACCTGATCGAGCAACTCCGGGCGATCGAGAACGTCAGCGTCCGGACGCACACCGTCGTCGAGCAGGTCCACGGCGAGGGCCACCTGGAGTCCCTCACCCTGCGCTGCACCGAGAGCGGCGTCGCCGAGGAGGTCGAGGCCAGCCACTGCTTCGTCTTCATCGGCGCGCAGCCGCGCACGGACTGGCTCGACGGGACCATCGCCCGCGATCCCCGCGGTTTCCTCCTCACCGGGCCGGACCTCCTCGTCGACGGTCAGCGTCCCGCCGGCTGGTCGCTCGACCGCGACCCGTGGCACCTCGAGTCCAGCGTCCCCGGCGTCTTCGTCGCGGGCGACGTCCGCAGCGAGTCGGTGAAACGCGTCGCCTCCGCCGTCGGCGAGGGCGCGATGGCAGTCACCCTCGCCCATCGATTTCTGGCGGGACCATGA
- the ilvD gene encoding dihydroxy-acid dehydratase: MADLRSRTSTHGRNMAGARALWRATGMTDSDFGKPIIAVANSFTQFVPGHVHLKDLGQLVCAEIAAAGGVGREFNTIAVDDGIAMGHGGMLYSLPSRELIADSVEYMVQAHQADALVCISNCDKITPGMLIAAMRLNIPTVFVSGGAMEAGKVVVSDGVARPKLDLISAMTASADESVSDAELLDVERSACPTCGSCSGMFTANSMNCLTEALGLSLPGNGSTLATSAARKELFLEAGRIVVDLCRRYYGEDDASVLPRNIATREAFANAMRLDIAMGGSTNTVLHLLAAAREGEVDFDLSEIDRLSRSTPCLSKVAPNTPKYHMEDVHRAGGIPALLGELERAGLLERNVHTIHSPDLESWLAAWDIRRENANPKALELFSAAPGGVRTTEAFSSTARWDSLDTDAADGCIRDVEHAYSADGGLAVLYGNLAENGCVVKTAGIAADQLYFKGPAKVTESQEDAVSAILGGKIVAGDVVVVRYEGPKGGPGMQEMLYPTSFLKGRGLGPSCALITDGRFSGGTSGLSIGHVSPEAAAGGTIGLVEEGDLIEIDIPTRSIQLLVSPEELAARRAAREKTGWQPVNRERPVSAALRAYASMALSADQGAARLVP; this comes from the coding sequence ATGGCAGATCTGCGTTCCCGCACCAGCACGCACGGCCGGAACATGGCCGGAGCGCGCGCCCTCTGGCGCGCGACCGGCATGACCGACAGTGACTTCGGGAAGCCGATCATTGCGGTAGCGAATTCGTTCACGCAGTTCGTCCCGGGCCACGTCCATCTCAAGGACCTCGGCCAGCTCGTCTGCGCCGAGATCGCCGCCGCGGGCGGCGTCGGGCGCGAGTTCAACACGATCGCGGTCGACGACGGCATCGCCATGGGCCACGGCGGCATGCTCTACAGCCTCCCGAGCCGTGAGCTGATCGCGGACTCGGTCGAGTACATGGTCCAGGCCCACCAGGCCGACGCCCTCGTCTGCATCTCGAACTGCGACAAGATCACCCCGGGCATGCTCATCGCCGCCATGCGGCTGAACATCCCGACGGTCTTCGTCTCCGGCGGGGCGATGGAGGCCGGGAAGGTGGTCGTCAGCGACGGGGTGGCCCGTCCCAAGCTCGACCTGATCTCCGCGATGACGGCGTCCGCCGACGAGAGCGTCTCCGACGCCGAACTCCTCGACGTCGAGCGCTCCGCCTGCCCGACCTGCGGGTCGTGCTCGGGCATGTTCACCGCGAACTCGATGAACTGCCTCACCGAGGCTCTCGGCCTGTCGCTGCCGGGCAACGGCTCGACGCTCGCGACGTCCGCCGCCCGCAAGGAGCTGTTCCTCGAAGCCGGCCGCATCGTCGTCGACCTGTGCCGCCGCTACTACGGCGAGGACGACGCCTCGGTGCTGCCGCGCAACATCGCGACCCGCGAGGCGTTCGCCAACGCGATGCGCCTCGACATCGCGATGGGCGGTTCGACGAACACCGTCCTGCACCTGCTCGCCGCGGCGCGCGAGGGAGAGGTCGACTTCGACCTCTCCGAGATCGACCGGCTCTCGCGCTCCACCCCGTGCCTGAGCAAGGTCGCGCCGAACACGCCGAAGTACCACATGGAGGACGTCCACCGGGCCGGCGGCATCCCCGCCCTGCTCGGCGAGCTCGAGCGCGCGGGTCTGCTCGAGCGCAACGTCCACACGATCCACTCGCCGGACCTGGAGTCCTGGCTCGCGGCCTGGGACATCCGCCGCGAGAACGCGAACCCGAAGGCGTTGGAGCTGTTCTCCGCCGCCCCCGGTGGTGTGCGCACCACCGAGGCGTTCTCCTCGACGGCACGCTGGGACAGCCTCGACACCGACGCCGCTGACGGCTGCATCCGCGACGTCGAGCACGCCTACTCCGCCGACGGCGGCCTCGCCGTCCTCTACGGCAACCTCGCCGAGAACGGCTGCGTCGTGAAGACCGCCGGCATCGCCGCGGACCAGCTGTACTTCAAGGGTCCGGCCAAGGTGACGGAGTCTCAGGAGGACGCGGTCTCCGCGATCCTCGGCGGGAAGATCGTCGCCGGTGACGTGGTCGTCGTCCGGTACGAGGGTCCCAAGGGCGGGCCGGGCATGCAGGAGATGCTCTACCCGACCTCGTTCCTCAAGGGCCGCGGCCTCGGCCCGTCCTGCGCGCTGATCACCGACGGCCGCTTCTCCGGCGGGACGTCGGGTCTCTCGATCGGCCACGTCTCCCCTGAGGCGGCCGCGGGCGGCACGATCGGTCTCGTCGAGGAGGGCGACCTCATCGAGATCGACATCCCGACCCGGTCGATCCAGCTGCTCGTCTCCCCCGAGGAGCTGGCCGCGCGCCGGGCCGCCCGGGAGAAGACCGGCTGGCAGCCCGTGAACCGGGAGCGTCCAGTCTCCGCGGCGCTGCGCGCCTACGCCTCGATGGCCCTGTCGGCCGACCAGGGCGCCGCCCGGCTCGTTCCCTGA
- a CDS encoding response regulator transcription factor: MTTLIPNPSSPVEPAERPIVRHPDGSPVRVLVVDDEQSLSELLQMALRYEGWEIRTAANGSDALRVAREFRPDAVVLDIMLPDMDGLTVLHKLRAEADTPVLFLTAKDAVADRVAGLTAGGDDYVTKPFSLEEVVARLRSLVRRSLAAGNANANRLVVGDLVMDEDSHEVRRGGEEIKLTATEFELLRYLMRNPKRVLSKAQILDRVWKYDFGGQANVVEIYICYLRKKIDAGREPMIHTLRGAGYVLKPAA; the protein is encoded by the coding sequence ATGACGACGTTGATCCCGAACCCGTCCAGCCCCGTCGAGCCCGCCGAGCGCCCGATCGTGCGCCACCCCGACGGCAGCCCGGTGCGCGTCCTGGTCGTCGACGACGAGCAGAGCCTGTCCGAGTTGTTGCAGATGGCACTGCGCTACGAGGGCTGGGAGATCCGGACCGCCGCCAACGGCTCGGACGCCCTCCGCGTCGCCCGCGAGTTCCGGCCCGACGCGGTCGTGCTCGACATCATGCTGCCCGACATGGACGGTCTGACCGTTCTGCACAAGCTGCGCGCCGAGGCCGACACCCCGGTGCTGTTCCTGACCGCGAAGGACGCCGTCGCCGACCGCGTCGCCGGCCTGACCGCCGGGGGCGACGACTACGTCACCAAGCCGTTCAGCCTCGAGGAGGTCGTGGCGCGCCTGCGCAGCCTCGTCCGCCGCTCGCTCGCGGCCGGCAACGCCAACGCGAACCGCCTCGTCGTCGGCGACCTCGTCATGGACGAGGACAGCCACGAGGTCCGCCGCGGGGGCGAGGAGATCAAGCTGACCGCGACCGAGTTCGAGCTGCTCCGCTACCTGATGCGCAACCCGAAGCGGGTGCTCTCGAAGGCCCAGATCCTCGACCGCGTCTGGAAGTACGACTTCGGCGGCCAGGCGAACGTCGTCGAGATCTACATCTGCTACCTGCGCAAGAAGATCGATGCCGGCCGCGAGCCGATGATCCACACCCTCCGCGGCGCCGGCTACGTGCTGAAACCCGCCGCCTGA
- a CDS encoding AMP-binding protein — MSAPAPSYASGTSDVPLLGETIGAVLTRRARDNGDLEALVDVQAGKRWTFAELDADVSRLAAGLLAKGIQAGDRVALWAPNLGEWVITQYAAARVGAILVVVNPAYRTHELKYVLNQSGSRMLITVPSFKTSDYRAMVGEVAPECPELADIVFIGDPEWTQLSTGTEPGPEVMERQDSLSFDDPINIQYTSGTTGFPKGATLTHHNILNNGYFVGAVCRYTSDDRVCVPVPFYHCFGMVMGNLAGLSHGATVVIPAPAFDPAATLKAVAQERCTSLYGVPTMFIAMLADPSIGDLDLTSLRTGIMAGSPCPVEVMKRVVSEMGMSEVTIAYGMTETSPVSCHTRTDDDLERRVSTIGRVHPHLEIAIVDPETNKIVPRGTRGEFRTRGYSVMRGYWNDPEKTAEAIDEAGWMRTGDLAEMDADGYVKIVGRIKDTVIRGGENIAPREIEEFLYTHPDIVDVQVVGVPDERFGEELCACVKVAEGKTLDAAAVREFCTGKISHHKIPKYVVIVDDYPMTVTGKIQKNILRERMAQQLDLAPGEDGSKPV; from the coding sequence ATGTCTGCCCCCGCCCCGTCCTACGCCTCCGGCACGTCCGACGTCCCGCTGCTCGGCGAGACGATCGGCGCGGTTCTGACCCGCCGGGCCCGGGACAACGGCGACCTCGAGGCCCTGGTCGACGTCCAGGCCGGCAAGCGCTGGACGTTCGCCGAGCTCGACGCGGACGTCTCCCGCCTGGCCGCCGGGCTGCTCGCCAAGGGCATTCAGGCCGGCGACCGGGTGGCGCTGTGGGCGCCGAACCTCGGCGAGTGGGTCATCACCCAGTACGCGGCCGCGCGCGTCGGCGCGATCCTGGTCGTCGTCAACCCGGCGTACCGGACCCACGAGCTCAAGTACGTGCTCAACCAGTCGGGCAGCCGGATGCTGATCACGGTCCCGTCCTTCAAGACCAGCGACTACCGCGCGATGGTCGGCGAGGTCGCGCCCGAGTGCCCCGAGCTTGCGGACATCGTCTTCATCGGCGACCCGGAGTGGACCCAGCTCTCGACCGGCACCGAGCCCGGCCCCGAGGTGATGGAGCGTCAGGACTCACTGAGCTTCGACGACCCGATCAACATCCAGTACACCTCGGGCACGACGGGCTTCCCCAAGGGCGCGACGCTGACCCACCACAACATCCTGAACAACGGCTACTTCGTCGGTGCCGTCTGCAGATACACGTCCGATGACCGGGTCTGCGTGCCGGTGCCCTTCTACCACTGCTTCGGCATGGTCATGGGCAACCTCGCGGGCCTCTCCCACGGCGCGACGGTCGTCATCCCCGCCCCCGCGTTCGACCCGGCCGCGACGCTGAAGGCCGTGGCGCAGGAGCGCTGCACCTCGCTCTACGGGGTCCCGACGATGTTCATCGCGATGCTCGCCGACCCGTCGATCGGCGACCTCGACCTCACCAGCCTGCGGACCGGCATCATGGCCGGCTCCCCCTGCCCGGTCGAGGTCATGAAGCGCGTCGTGTCGGAGATGGGCATGTCCGAGGTGACGATCGCCTACGGGATGACCGAGACCTCGCCGGTCTCGTGCCACACCCGTACCGACGACGACCTCGAGCGTCGCGTCTCCACGATCGGCCGCGTGCACCCGCACCTGGAGATCGCGATCGTCGACCCCGAGACCAACAAGATCGTCCCCCGCGGCACTCGCGGCGAGTTCCGCACCCGCGGCTACTCGGTGATGCGCGGCTACTGGAACGACCCCGAGAAGACCGCCGAGGCCATCGACGAGGCCGGCTGGATGCGCACCGGCGACCTCGCCGAGATGGACGCTGACGGCTACGTCAAGATCGTCGGCCGCATCAAGGACACCGTCATCCGCGGCGGGGAGAACATCGCCCCCCGCGAGATCGAGGAGTTCCTCTACACACACCCGGACATCGTCGACGTCCAGGTCGTCGGCGTCCCCGACGAGAGGTTCGGCGAGGAGCTCTGCGCCTGCGTCAAGGTCGCCGAGGGCAAGACCCTCGACGCCGCGGCGGTCCGCGAGTTCTGCACCGGCAAGATCTCCCACCACAAGATCCCGAAGTACGTCGTGATCGTCGACGACTACCCGATGACCGTCACCGGCAAGATCCAGAAGAACATCCTCCGCGAGCGCATGGCCCAGCAGCTCGACCTCGCCCCTGGCGAGGACGGCTCGAAGCCGGTCTGA
- a CDS encoding PepSY-associated TM helix domain-containing protein codes for MALDVAPVRTETGGPTPPPPVLPGPGPRRRRPETTRLLVRLHFLSGFLAAPIILSLAVTGILFAWNPQIESALHDKTLSASSVDWAEPKPLSEQVEAARAEHPGWTVTAVTPAAPDAFEGRETTAVALAPPGGTASGFGHAPGAVSVYVDPVTGEVTGEIVEDERPGEWLRNMHSSWRLGDNIAPLSELAASWLLVSILTGIYLKWPTIRRSFVRAFSFRGARTPYARANALHTTLGLWLTVALLSLVGTGLTWTNFAGSRVDDLRATFSNSGPSLDASLPGGAPLSAPIGGAHNEHAEHNGGSDVPSDASGFDAAAVLPQIDTVARSAESAGLDGLVKYTPPTAEGKGWKAELRDTKWPLEPTTIAVDGNTGTVLDRVDWDEKPWMDRATSAGIYFHQATLFGIWTQLFLTALSIGVIVLIVAGYRMWWIRRPRGTLGVPPRVSGPLWKTVPVPMMVVFGLLAYALPTLAVSFLLYLVIERIWRSVRRGRAATHA; via the coding sequence ATGGCGCTCGACGTCGCGCCCGTCCGGACCGAGACCGGCGGACCCACGCCCCCGCCACCCGTCCTGCCCGGCCCCGGCCCACGCCGGCGCCGCCCGGAGACGACGCGCCTGCTGGTGCGTCTGCACTTCCTCTCCGGCTTCCTCGCTGCACCGATCATCCTGTCGCTCGCGGTCACGGGGATCCTGTTCGCCTGGAACCCGCAGATCGAGTCGGCGCTGCACGACAAGACTCTTAGCGCGTCGTCGGTCGACTGGGCCGAACCCAAACCGCTCTCGGAACAGGTCGAGGCGGCACGTGCCGAACACCCGGGCTGGACGGTCACGGCGGTGACCCCGGCCGCACCGGACGCGTTCGAGGGCCGGGAGACGACCGCCGTCGCGCTGGCGCCGCCCGGCGGCACCGCGAGCGGATTCGGGCACGCGCCCGGCGCCGTGAGTGTCTACGTGGATCCCGTGACCGGCGAGGTCACCGGCGAGATCGTCGAGGACGAACGACCCGGCGAGTGGCTGCGCAACATGCACTCGAGCTGGCGGCTCGGCGACAACATCGCACCGCTGTCCGAGCTCGCCGCGAGCTGGCTGCTGGTCTCGATCCTCACCGGCATCTACCTGAAGTGGCCGACGATCCGCCGCTCGTTCGTCCGCGCCTTCTCCTTTCGCGGCGCCCGGACGCCCTACGCGCGGGCGAACGCGCTGCACACCACACTCGGGCTCTGGCTCACCGTCGCGCTGCTCTCGCTCGTCGGCACCGGCCTGACGTGGACGAACTTCGCCGGCTCCCGCGTCGACGACCTGCGTGCGACGTTCAGCAACTCCGGGCCGTCGCTCGACGCGAGCCTGCCCGGCGGTGCGCCGCTGTCCGCCCCGATCGGCGGGGCGCACAATGAGCACGCCGAGCACAACGGCGGATCTGACGTCCCGTCGGACGCCTCCGGCTTCGACGCCGCGGCCGTCCTGCCGCAGATCGACACCGTCGCCCGCTCGGCCGAGTCGGCGGGACTCGACGGCCTCGTGAAGTACACACCGCCCACCGCTGAGGGCAAGGGCTGGAAGGCCGAGCTCCGGGACACCAAGTGGCCGCTGGAACCGACGACGATCGCCGTCGACGGCAACACCGGCACGGTGCTCGACCGCGTCGACTGGGACGAAAAGCCCTGGATGGACCGCGCGACCTCGGCGGGCATCTACTTCCACCAGGCGACGCTCTTCGGAATCTGGACGCAGCTGTTCCTCACCGCACTGTCGATCGGCGTGATCGTGCTGATCGTCGCGGGCTACCGGATGTGGTGGATCCGCCGTCCGCGCGGCACCCTCGGCGTCCCGCCGCGGGTGTCGGGGCCGCTCTGGAAGACCGTGCCGGTGCCGATGATGGTCGTCTTCGGCCTGCTCGCCTACGCGCTGCCGACGCTGGCGGTGTCGTTCCTGCTCTACCTCGTGATCGAACGCATCTGGCGCTCGGTGCGCCGGGGAAGGGCGGCCACCCATGCATGA
- a CDS encoding acyl-CoA dehydrogenase family protein, whose protein sequence is MDPYRTPERLALRQLVRAFVVNEVLPHQDSWERAGELPSDLHLAAARVGLLGLQYPESAGGGGGDAIDLVTLTEEALYAGAAGGLIASLFTTGISVPHLIAAGDPGQIERWVRPALAGTAIGALAITEPDGGSDVAGLRTTAVRDGDSYVVNGAKTYITSGCRADFVVTAVRTGGPGARGVSLLVIERGTPGFTVSRKLEKMGWLCSDTAELAFTDCRVPVTNLVGAENTGFVQIAQHFVTERLMLAVQAYAAAQRCLDLTVEWCRLRATFGEKLISRQLVQHTLVEMARRIDVARTYTRNLAVRYTEGEDCVTEVCFAKNTAVEAGEWVVDQAVQLHGGLGYMREAEVERQYRDMRILGIGGGTSEILAGLAAKRLGLTD, encoded by the coding sequence ATGGATCCGTACCGGACCCCCGAACGGCTCGCGCTGCGCCAGCTGGTGCGGGCATTCGTGGTCAACGAGGTACTGCCCCACCAGGATTCCTGGGAACGCGCCGGTGAACTGCCGAGTGATCTGCACCTCGCCGCGGCGCGCGTGGGGCTGCTGGGGTTGCAGTACCCGGAATCGGCCGGGGGAGGCGGCGGGGACGCGATCGACCTGGTCACGCTGACCGAGGAGGCTCTTTACGCGGGCGCCGCGGGCGGGCTGATCGCGAGCCTGTTCACCACCGGGATCTCGGTGCCGCACCTGATCGCGGCCGGTGACCCGGGCCAGATCGAGCGCTGGGTCCGGCCCGCGCTGGCCGGGACCGCGATCGGGGCCCTGGCGATCACCGAACCCGACGGCGGCTCGGACGTCGCGGGGCTCCGGACCACCGCGGTCCGGGACGGCGACTCCTACGTGGTCAACGGGGCCAAGACCTACATCACCTCCGGGTGTCGGGCCGACTTCGTCGTGACGGCGGTGCGGACGGGCGGCCCCGGGGCCCGCGGGGTCTCCCTGCTGGTGATCGAGCGCGGGACGCCGGGGTTCACCGTCTCCCGGAAGCTGGAGAAGATGGGCTGGCTGTGCTCGGACACCGCCGAGCTCGCGTTCACCGACTGTCGCGTCCCGGTAACCAACCTCGTCGGAGCCGAGAACACCGGCTTCGTCCAGATCGCGCAGCACTTCGTCACCGAGCGGCTGATGCTCGCGGTTCAGGCCTACGCCGCGGCCCAGCGGTGCCTGGACCTGACCGTCGAGTGGTGCCGGTTGCGAGCGACGTTCGGCGAGAAGTTGATCAGCCGTCAGCTGGTGCAGCACACCCTGGTCGAGATGGCCCGGCGGATCGACGTCGCCCGCACCTACACGCGCAACCTTGCGGTCCGGTACACCGAGGGCGAGGACTGCGTGACCGAGGTCTGCTTCGCGAAGAACACCGCCGTCGAGGCCGGCGAGTGGGTCGTCGACCAGGCCGTCCAGCTCCACGGCGGGCTCGGCTACATGCGCGAGGCCGAGGTCGAGCGCCAGTACCGCGACATGCGGATCCTCGGCATCGGCGGCGGGACGTCGGAAATCCTCGCCGGGCTGGCGGCGAAGCGGCTGGGCCTCACCGACTGA
- a CDS encoding DUF5134 domain-containing protein → MHDHHGAGGMNLMPLWVQVLGTLVLTVITATHVVHVLTLGPDRPQIRGWHFTHLAMNLGMVWMFAPWASMPGQARAWQYIFGALSIAVAAWMLAQFQRGVPVNLLWVPALIGMVAMTYMWLQHRGHGVAVVTYALIAYYLLEAAAWAQGWFTERCGRRSSALPYAVGPRTGTAAELAGACGPDVRISQTASALVMGYMFLAMDGGASEFVEQAFGTGAVTEQTVWAVSGIALVVLACVPRPVAARERESVAA, encoded by the coding sequence ATGCATGACCACCACGGCGCCGGCGGCATGAACCTCATGCCGCTGTGGGTGCAGGTGCTCGGGACGCTGGTCCTCACCGTCATCACCGCGACGCACGTCGTCCACGTGCTGACGCTCGGCCCGGACCGGCCGCAGATCCGCGGGTGGCACTTCACCCACCTCGCGATGAACCTCGGCATGGTCTGGATGTTCGCCCCGTGGGCGTCGATGCCCGGCCAGGCGCGTGCGTGGCAGTACATCTTCGGCGCGCTGTCGATCGCGGTCGCGGCGTGGATGCTCGCGCAGTTCCAGCGCGGGGTGCCGGTGAACCTGCTCTGGGTCCCAGCGCTGATCGGCATGGTCGCGATGACGTACATGTGGCTGCAGCACCGCGGGCACGGCGTCGCCGTCGTGACCTACGCGCTGATCGCCTACTACCTGCTCGAGGCCGCGGCCTGGGCGCAGGGCTGGTTCACCGAGCGGTGCGGACGCCGCTCCTCGGCGCTGCCGTACGCGGTCGGTCCGCGCACCGGGACCGCCGCCGAGCTCGCCGGCGCCTGCGGACCCGACGTCCGCATCTCGCAGACCGCGTCGGCGCTGGTGATGGGCTACATGTTCCTCGCGATGGACGGTGGCGCGTCCGAGTTCGTCGAGCAGGCCTTCGGCACCGGCGCCGTGACCGAGCAGACGGTGTGGGCCGTCTCCGGGATCGCCCTGGTGGTGCTCGCCTGCGTCCCGCGCCCGGTCGCCGCCCGCGAGCGGGAGTCGGTCGCGGCCTGA
- a CDS encoding LLM class F420-dependent oxidoreductase, which yields MTALEFAVFTEPQQGASYDDLLAVARTAEDAGYAAFFRSDHYLVMGDGEGLPGPTDAWITLAGLARETSRVRLGTLVTAATFREPGPLAIAVAQVDGMSGGRVEFGLGAGWYEREHQAYGLRFPDTGERFDRFAEQLEVITGLWATEGGFTFSGKHYEVLDSPGLPKPTQRPGPPVVIGGVGAKRTPALAAQFAAEFNVAFQPLETATTQFARVDDACRAIGRDPATMRRSLAQVVCVGRDDAEVARRAAAIGREVDELKENGLAGTPAEVVDKIGRLLEATGIVRVYLQTLDLADLDHVELIAAEVRPAFA from the coding sequence GTGACTGCTCTCGAATTCGCCGTGTTCACCGAACCGCAGCAGGGCGCTTCCTACGACGATCTGCTCGCCGTCGCCCGGACCGCCGAGGACGCGGGCTACGCCGCCTTCTTCCGGTCCGACCACTACCTCGTGATGGGGGACGGGGAGGGCCTGCCCGGCCCGACCGACGCCTGGATCACGCTGGCCGGCCTGGCGCGTGAGACCTCCCGCGTCCGGCTCGGGACGCTCGTCACCGCCGCGACGTTCCGTGAGCCCGGCCCGCTCGCGATCGCGGTCGCGCAGGTCGACGGAATGTCCGGCGGCCGCGTCGAGTTCGGCCTCGGGGCCGGGTGGTACGAGCGCGAACACCAGGCCTACGGGCTCCGCTTCCCGGACACCGGTGAGCGGTTCGACCGCTTCGCCGAGCAGCTCGAGGTCATCACCGGCCTGTGGGCGACCGAAGGCGGCTTCACGTTCTCGGGCAAGCACTACGAGGTGCTCGACTCGCCCGGCCTGCCGAAGCCGACCCAGCGGCCCGGCCCGCCGGTCGTCATCGGCGGTGTCGGCGCCAAGCGGACCCCGGCCCTGGCCGCGCAGTTCGCCGCCGAGTTCAACGTCGCGTTCCAGCCGCTGGAGACCGCGACGACGCAGTTCGCCCGCGTCGACGACGCCTGCCGCGCGATCGGCCGCGACCCGGCGACGATGCGCCGCTCGCTCGCCCAGGTCGTCTGCGTCGGCCGCGACGACGCCGAGGTCGCCCGCCGCGCTGCCGCGATCGGCCGCGAGGTCGACGAGCTCAAGGAGAACGGCCTCGCCGGCACCCCCGCGGAGGTCGTCGACAAGATCGGCCGTCTCCTCGAGGCGACCGGCATCGTCCGGGTCTACCTCCAGACCCTGGACCTCGCCGACCTCGACCACGTCGAACTGATCGCCGCCGAGGTCCGCCCCGCCTTCGCCTGA